One Fusarium musae strain F31 chromosome 6, whole genome shotgun sequence DNA segment encodes these proteins:
- a CDS encoding hypothetical protein (EggNog:ENOG41) gives MNRFRGKKKGKDDLEAPRPSIESESSSPFRMFGKKKAQEEEPKKEIDLATALPSTDDFRTSLLMTNLSARFSMLREQDDPNTKVGKASDDSVLFPKRQSRMMDFGFAAGLGDIAEVESIRAPFARSSMQSNDDTGSTNGSVMGRSKPIEGNNLFGGRQKVYKIGTGGNKGAMSGRVLYGDDIAQSAFQKWRQSEKDKQSFEDLQQEDLGDLENARPESPSQTEYNRKRETNSTTSSGPSAARDSTAATSITSSSVKDRESFVRTSRTVSPTPPMERSVTRARRLYEQSLNQDLQDQQSSALSRIDTLTKRTLGSRTPDLTPPVPSPASATFGDRFITRSVLAKASAPNLRSFSPPSQMSPVDSMNKFPSMDQKAFGATPPLSPPISETGEAQPFDRSRIISRTNSQYDESRFAQRQMQMQQGRETPTNRFRTDSNPSLPGTRSRSSSAHRPQMERNESGSFQTEPTVQEESQHSTFFDDDDDQSAVDESHLQPIFPLQVKVEKPADNEHPAFRRAAVPTPLAVSEGTGVAPANSTEQMPKDSPTLGPTSGGLSGMVRQHLRQDSGASSIYGSLPNDVDLSSRFPPERPDAHTYEPKTVDSNAWESIERDLAMSIDGSVTSPTRSSGLIEAQISSRPESTQNPKQQVNPQPEEETDDFARHLADGARRVRERLTSFVEADSSISSPEAPPLSELPPPPRPNALGILKSKSSRGSLVDRGRGDRENGSQSKAKKLLGLRGSSPAPAASPSRRGSFEANERLTQSPEPRDENLPRDSEEKEGVHAGLKAFRQARRELQRMKELEVQQRHQLPSKPPSAGRDRAQTTTSRPPSQERRPPPPVSYNRVPSEESRANAGSRAGSRSGSRAPSERDRSGSEASSGGRSGSRPPRLRNGSVPSDDYQGPMGSPVGNNGKPRQGPMMRAPMMPGQDMRRSPRMPPQPYPGSASTGPYNRPDNSLHIHPVYGHDSGHPSPISPLNGAPSPHGAPSPYGFPGPGPGSQRPYGPPYPGAMMRNRDMSEPSIKPPMSSMGHHDGLRPGPGSGLNGGAVSTPNLHSNIAPPLPPINPRRKNTAATLAEGTMSAHRRPMSPSIANDQRGGFRSDDEDGAGMNRQRLRKATSEANGMNARARSMHQAPPPPMAAPPLPPSMSSNAVPGGMI, from the coding sequence ATGAATAGGTTCagaggcaagaagaagggcaaggatgaTCTCGAGGCTCCGCGGCCATCGATTGAGTCTGAGTCTTCCAGCCCCTTTAGAATGTtcggcaagaagaaggcacAGGAAGAGGAACCTAAAAAGGAGATTGATCTGGCTACAGCCCTTCCATCGACTGATGATTTCCGAACGAGTCTTCTGATGACCAACCTTTCGGCACGGTTCTCTATGTTACGTGAGCAAGATGATCCAAACACCAAGGTTGGCAAGGCCAGTGACGATAGTGTTCTGTTCCCTAAAAGACAATCAAGAATGATGGACTTTGGTTTTGCTGCAGGGTTGGGCGACATTGCTGAGGTCGAGTCTATTCGGGCTCCTTTTGCACGCTCATCGATGCAGTCTAATGATGATACCGGCTCAACAAACGGGAGTGTCATGGGCAGATCGAAACCGATCGAAGGAAACAACTTGTTTGGAGGTCGACAAAAGGTTTACAAAATCGGCACTGGAGGGAACAAAGGGGCTATGAGTGGCCGTGTTCTCTATGGTGACGATATCGCCCAGTCTGCATTCCAGAAGTGGAGGCAATCTGAAAAGGATAAGCAGTCATTCGAAGACCTGCAGCAGGAAGATTTAGGTGACTTGGAAAATGCCCGACCAGAGTCTCCTTCTCAAACCGAGTACAACCGAAAAAGGGAGACAAACTCAACGACATCGTCAGGTCCATCTGCAGCTCGGGACTCAACAGCCGCTACATCTATCACCTCATCTTCAGTCAAGGACCGAGAGTCTTTCGTGCGCACATCTCGGACTGTCagcccaacaccaccaatgGAGCGAAGCGTGACCAGAGCCCGTCGCCTCTATGAGCAAAGTTTAAACCAGGATCTCCAAGACCAGCAGTCGTCTGCCCTTTCAAGAATCGATACGCTTACTAAGCGTACACTCGGCAGCAGAACTCCAGATCTGACACCTCCTGTACCTTCCCCAGCAAGCGCAACATTCGGGGATCGTTTCATCACTCGATCGGTCCTGGCTAAGGCTAGTGCCCCTAACCTACGATCTTTCAGCCCTCCATCGCAAATGAGTCCTGTAGACTCGATGAATAAATTCCCTAGTATGGACCAGAAGGCCTTTGGTGCTACACCCCCTCTTAGCCCCCCTATTAGTGAGACAGGGGAGGCTCAGCCGTTTGATCGAAGCAGAATTATCAGCAGGACCAACAGTCAATATGATGAATCAAGGTTCGCCCAACGGCAAATGCAAATGCAGCAGGGTCGCGAAACTCCCACGAACCGATTTCGCACTGATTCCAACCCCTCATTGCCAGGCACTCGATCTAGGTCATCATCTGCCCACCGTCCGCAAATGGAAAGGAACGAATCTGGATCGTTCCAGACTGAGCCAACTGTCCAGGAAGAGTCACAGCATTCAACCTtctttgatgacgatgatgaccaGTCTGCCGTGGACGAGTCACACCTTCAGCCTATCTTTCCCCTTCAagtcaaggttgagaagccagCGGATAATGAGCACCCTGCCTTTAGACGCGCTGCAGTACCAACGCCTCTAGCGGTTTCTGAAGGAACTGGAGTTGCGCCAGCTAACTCAACGGAGCAAATGCCTAAGGACTCACCTACTTTGGGACCTACCTCTGGTGGACTGAGCGGCATGGTCAGGCAGCATCTTCGACAAGATAGTGGGGCCTCCTCAATTTATGGAAGCTTACCCAACGATGTTGACCTGAGCTCACGATTCCCTCCCGAACGCCCTGATGCACATACCTATGAGCCCAAGACGGTCGATTCGAACGCCTGGGAGTCGATTGAGAGAGACTTGGCTATGTCAATTGACGGTAGCGTGACTAGTCCTACTAGATCGTCTGGTTTGATCGAGGCCCAGATATCATCTAGACCCGAATCCACCCAAAACCCGAAACAACAAGTCAACCCCcagccagaagaagaaacagatgACTTTGCTCGTCATCTTGCCGATGGTGCGCGACGTGTCAGGGAGAGACTGACTTCTTTTGTCGAAGCTGATAGCAGCATTTCGTCACCAGAAGCTCCGCCTCTGTCCGAGcttccacctccacctcgtCCGAACGCTTTGGGTATCTTGAAATCCAAGTCCAGTCGTGGCTCTTTGGTTGACAGAGGTCGAGGCGACAGAGAGAATGGCAGCCAGTCTAAAGCGAAGAAACTCCTTGGCCTTCGAGGCTCGTCGCCTGCTCCTGCCGCAAGTCCATCCCGCCGTGGCTCATTCGAGGCAAATGAAAGGCTGACGCAGTCGCCTGAGCCAAGGGACGAAAACCTACCAAGAGATAGCGAGGAAAAGGAAGGTGTCCATGCTGGCCTCAAGGCTTTCCGACAAGCCCGTCGGGAACTCCAAAGGATGAAGGAACTAGAAGTTCAGCAACGACACCAACTACCCTCGAAGCCTCCTTCAGCGGGCAGAGATCGAGCCCAAACTACGACATCCCGACCACCATCTCAGGAACGCAGACCACCTCCTCCTGTCTCATACAATCGAGTCCCTAGCGAAGAATCGAGGGCCAATGCTGGCTCACGCGCTGGTTCACGCTCAGGATCCCGAGCTCCCTCTGAACGTGATCGAAGTGGCTCTGAAGCAAGCAGCGGAGGCAGATCTGGTAGTCGACCGCCACGCCTTAGAAACGGATCCGTGCCTAGTGATGATTACCAAGGGCCCATGGGATCCCCTGTGGGAAATAATGGCAAGCCTCGACAAgggccgatgatgagagcaCCAATGATGCCTGGACAAGACATGCGACGGTCACCACGTATGCCGCCTCAACCATATCCCGGAAGCGCTTCGACTGGCCCCTACAACCGTCCCGACAACAGCTTGCATATACATCCTGTCTATGGACACGATTCCGGCCACCCATCGCCAATTTCCCCACTCAATGGTGCCCCCTCGCCTCATGGCGCACCTTCTCCTTATGGATTCCCCGGACCTGGCCCCGGCTCCCAGAGACCATATGGGCCTCCTTACCCAGGTGCAATGATGCGCAACCGAGATATGTCGGAACCCTCAATCAAGCCGCCAATGTCATCCATGGGTCACCATGACGGCCTTCGACCTGGCCCTGGATCTGGACTCAATGGTGGTGCAGTTTCTACGCCTAACCTGCATAGCAACATTGCTCCCCCTTTGCCACCAATCAACCCTCGGCGCAAGAATACAGCAGCCACGCTCGCTGAAGGCACCATGAGCGCTCACCGCCGCCCTATGAGCCCTAGTATCGCAAACGACCAACGTGGTGGCTTTCgaagtgatgatgaagatggcgcaGGGATGAACCGTCAGAGATTGCGCAAAGCCACAAGCGAAGCAAACGGTATGAACGCACGAGCAAGATCAAtgcatcaagctcctcctccgcctatGGCTGCACCACCTCTGCCTCCTAGCATGAGCAGCAATGCAGTTCCCGGAGGGATGATTTAA
- a CDS encoding hypothetical protein (EggNog:ENOG41~antiSMASH:Cluster_6.4), with product MSPGSESVTEDATDHVETPPAKRAKSKKPGISKDDTNAIRERREAAIARILPDTRNHPALYRGVVEQIERNNLRYGWARTQLNSTFQHWIKVSNRTARPELEWLLAALAVHASFEPLSLKFMDEVKKRGLKEWAEKQLKKKDPFSSTPVPAEPTTPQQAPQIKAEPGIESRRLQTTPGGARPGQGNSTVLPSIETGAGGTLKRTASIHPAQPANKRANTHVDQAYVTAEINRLAELHASQRRTVLRDQGTQTDNETPVQAILTSMQEAMGAMKEQSEGLKEQVRLLQEHNMSLLEHDRALADVSGRVRGVSQLRHTSNIVHHQIQPQAAEIVALQSVSRQPPTYYYESPRDSSNMFRFG from the coding sequence ATGTCGCCAGGATCAGAGTCAGTGACTGAAGATGCGACTGACCATGTCGAGACACCTCCTGCAAAGAGAGCCAAGTCCAAAAAGCCAGGTATCTCCAAAGATGACACCAACGCTATTCGAGAGAGACGAGAAGCCGCCATCGCTCGAATTCTTCCCGACACCAGAAATCATCCTGCTCTGTACAGAGGCGTCGTTGAGCAGATTGAGCGGAATAATCTTCGGTATGGATGGGCAAGAACTCAGCTCAATAGCACCTTCCAGCATTGGATCAAGGTCTCCAACCGGACTGCTCGACCTGAACTGGAGTGGTTACTTGCTGCACTGGCAGTTCATGCGTCCTTCGAGCCATTGAGTCTCAAGTTCATGGATGAGGTTAAAAAGCGCGGACTTAAGGAATGGGCAGAGAAACAGCTCAAGAAAAAAGACCccttctcttcaactcctGTTCCAGCTGAGCCAACGACACCTCAGCAAGCGCCtcagatcaaggctgagcctGGAATTGAGTCTCGCAGACTGCAGACGACTCCTGGAGGAGCAAGACCTGGACAGGGAAACAGTACCGTTCTTCCATCGATTGAGACTGGTGCTGGCGGTACCCTGAAGCGAACTGCTTCCATCCACCCAGCCCAACCTGCAAACAAACGAGCAAACACGCACGTGGACCAGGCATATGTCACTGCTGAGATCAACAGACTCGCAGAACTTCACGCTTCGCAGCGACGAACCGTCCTCCGAGACCAAGGCACGCAGACAGATAACGAAACTCCTGTCCAGGCAATCCTTACATCAATGCAAGAGGCTATGGGAGCCATGAAAGAACAGTCCGAGGGGCTCAAGGAACAAGTTCGACTGCTTCAAGAACACAACATGTCACTCTTGGAACACGACCGAGCGCTTGCTGATGTATCCGGAAGAGTTCGTGGTGTCAGTCAGCTGAGACACACTAGCAACATTGTCCATCATCAGATCCAACCTCAGGCTGCTGAGATCGTTGCGCTGCAGTCGGTGAGCCGTCAGCCGCCAACATACTACTACGAATCCCCTCGCGATTCCAGCAACATGTTTAGATTTGGATAG
- a CDS encoding hypothetical protein (EggNog:ENOG41~antiSMASH:Cluster_6.4), with protein sequence MVRILHMSHHNPLTKETFNTNDQLRFDFEYPEQAIIIPTRYNSRIDLERDVKKVIAKIKESRERFGEMGRDKTLSNRQVRTTLEIANQIVDSMNTIVKRYDFEREEGLKIKKQREYAAIKDTGMSKLFKHAEIALKYHLDLQEKWFVFKMARSGRQMQDALDKLRRYSFEALSISNGNEPLWGTTLV encoded by the coding sequence ATGGTTCGTATCTTGCACATGAGCCACCACAACCCCCTAACCAAGGAGACGTTCAACACCAATGACCAGCTTCGGTTTGATTTCGAATATCCAGAGCAGGCCATTATTATCCCAACTAGATACAATAGTCGTATTGACTTAGAGAGGGATGTCAAAAAAGTGATTGCAAAAATCAAAGAAAGCCGTGAGCGCTTTGGTGAGATGGGGAGGGACAAAACTCTGTCCAACAGACAAGTGCGAACCACTCTCGAAATCGCCAACCAGATCGTGGACTCGATGAATACTATCGTCAAGCGGTACGACtttgagagagaagagggcctcaagatcaagaagcagcgCGAGTACGCTGCGATTAAGGATACTGGCATGTCCAAACTTTTCAAGCATGCTGAAATCGCTCTCAAGTACCACTTGGACCTCCAAGAGAAGTGGTtcgtcttcaagatggccagATCGGGTCGTCAGATGCAAGATGCTCTCGACAAATTGAGGCGATACAGCTTTGAAGCGTTGTCCATTTCCAACGGAAACGAGCCTCTTTGGGGAACAACACTTGTCTAA